A window of Streptomyces sp. DG1A-41 contains these coding sequences:
- a CDS encoding amino acid transporter, which produces MATTEHSPPSLTEPAPPSRLRAWMLEGLSDMGRSGGHTGPHAEPEPPHKGQPWWRVMCLTGVDYFSTLGYQPGIAALAAGLLSPVATIVLVIVTLAGALPVYRRVADESPHGEGSIAMLERLLSFWQGKLFVLTLLGFAATDFLITITLSAADASTHLVENPHLNGVLHDKQMLITLVLVALLGAVFLKGFLEAIGVAVALVGAYLALNVVVVVVGFYHVATAGHVVTDWTGALTTQHGNVFVMIGVALLVFPKLALGLSGFETGVAVMPHVKGDPDDTEERPAGRIRDTKKLLTTAALIMSGFLITTSFITTLLIPEKEFETGGQANGRALAYLAHNYLGNIFGTVYDVSTIAILWFAGASAMAGLLNLMPRYLPRYGMAPHWARAVRPMVIVFTLIAFLVTWIFDADVNAQGGAYATGVLVLISSAAIAVTIAARKARQRNWTIAFAVISAVFLYTTVANVIERPDGVKIGACFIAGIILVSLLSRLARSFELRVTSVTLDPMAERFIRDMASRRMRFIANEPDRRDIAEYRAKIEQIRHDNDVPGQEDFAFVEVTVTDPSEFEAGLTVRGEVLHGRYRVLTLESSSVPNALAALLLYVRDMTGSTPHIYFEWTEGGPFANLLRFFLFGQGEVAPVTREVLREAEPDRKRRPKVHVG; this is translated from the coding sequence ATGGCCACCACTGAGCACTCGCCACCGAGCCTTACGGAGCCCGCTCCACCCAGTCGCCTGCGCGCCTGGATGCTGGAGGGCCTGTCCGACATGGGCAGGAGCGGCGGCCACACCGGGCCCCACGCCGAACCGGAGCCCCCGCACAAGGGCCAGCCCTGGTGGCGCGTGATGTGCCTGACCGGCGTCGACTACTTCTCCACGCTCGGCTACCAGCCGGGCATCGCGGCTCTCGCCGCCGGACTGCTCTCGCCGGTCGCGACGATCGTGCTGGTGATCGTCACCCTGGCGGGCGCCCTGCCGGTATACCGCCGGGTGGCCGACGAGAGCCCGCACGGCGAGGGCTCGATAGCGATGCTGGAGCGGCTGCTCTCCTTCTGGCAGGGCAAGCTGTTCGTGCTGACCCTGCTGGGCTTCGCCGCCACCGACTTCCTGATCACCATCACACTGTCGGCCGCCGACGCCTCCACCCACCTCGTGGAGAACCCGCATCTGAACGGCGTCCTGCACGACAAGCAGATGCTGATCACACTCGTCCTCGTGGCGCTGCTCGGCGCGGTGTTCCTCAAGGGCTTCCTCGAGGCGATCGGCGTCGCGGTCGCCCTGGTGGGCGCCTACCTCGCGCTCAACGTGGTCGTGGTGGTCGTCGGCTTCTACCACGTGGCCACCGCGGGCCATGTGGTCACCGACTGGACCGGCGCCCTCACCACCCAGCACGGCAACGTCTTCGTCATGATCGGCGTGGCCCTGCTCGTCTTCCCGAAGCTGGCGCTCGGCCTCTCCGGGTTCGAGACCGGCGTGGCCGTGATGCCGCACGTCAAGGGCGACCCGGACGACACCGAGGAACGGCCCGCCGGCCGCATCCGCGACACCAAGAAGCTGCTCACCACGGCCGCCCTCATCATGAGCGGCTTTCTGATCACCACCAGCTTCATCACCACCCTCCTCATACCCGAGAAGGAGTTCGAGACGGGCGGCCAGGCCAACGGGCGCGCGCTGGCCTACCTGGCGCACAACTACCTGGGCAACATCTTCGGCACCGTCTACGACGTCTCGACGATCGCCATCCTGTGGTTCGCCGGCGCCTCCGCGATGGCCGGCCTGCTCAATCTGATGCCGCGCTACCTCCCCCGCTACGGCATGGCCCCACACTGGGCCCGGGCCGTCCGCCCCATGGTCATCGTCTTCACCCTGATCGCCTTCCTGGTCACCTGGATCTTCGACGCCGACGTCAACGCCCAGGGCGGCGCCTACGCCACCGGTGTGCTGGTCCTCATCAGCTCCGCCGCGATCGCGGTGACCATCGCCGCCCGCAAGGCCCGCCAGCGGAACTGGACCATCGCCTTCGCGGTCATCTCCGCGGTGTTCCTCTACACGACCGTCGCGAACGTCATCGAGCGCCCGGACGGCGTGAAGATCGGCGCCTGCTTCATCGCCGGCATCATCCTGGTCTCCCTGCTGTCGCGGCTGGCCCGGTCCTTCGAACTCCGCGTGACCAGCGTGACGCTGGACCCCATGGCGGAACGCTTCATCCGGGACATGGCCAGCCGCCGGATGCGGTTCATCGCCAACGAGCCCGACCGGCGCGACATCGCGGAGTACCGCGCCAAGATCGAGCAGATCCGGCACGACAACGACGTGCCCGGGCAGGAGGACTTCGCCTTCGTCGAGGTGACGGTCACCGACCCGTCCGAGTTCGAGGCGGGCCTGACCGTACGCGGCGAGGTGCTCCACGGCCGCTACCGCGTCCTGACCCTGGAGTCCTCCTCCGTCCCCAACGCCCTGGCCGCCCTCCTCCTGTACGTCCGCGACATGACCGGCAGCACCCCGCACATCTACTTCGAGTGGACCGAAGGGGGTCCCTTCGCCAACCTCCTGCGTTTCTTCCTGTTCGGCCAGGGCGAGGTCGCCCCGGTGACCCGCGAGGTCCTGCGCGAGGCGGAACCGGACCGGAAGCGGCGGCCGAAGGTGCACGTGGGCTGA
- a CDS encoding DUF1707 domain-containing protein: MRASHADRDRIADVLRVAAGDGRLTLAELDERLEAALSARTVGELAVLTADLPEGVGETPVEAQEVVRIEQEGSSTRRGERWVVPRRLEVRSAWGEVTLDFTDAVITRDTLHIDLDMRAGALKLPTRPGIVVDAGALVTNYSQIKARGAPADAPVLLRVRITGEIDYGQVVVRPGRRGFGRRRPPA, translated from the coding sequence GTGAGGGCCTCGCATGCGGACCGGGACCGGATCGCGGACGTGCTGCGCGTCGCCGCGGGCGACGGCCGGCTGACCTTGGCGGAGCTCGACGAGCGGCTGGAGGCCGCGCTGTCCGCCCGTACGGTGGGCGAGCTCGCCGTGCTGACAGCGGATCTGCCCGAGGGGGTGGGCGAAACGCCCGTCGAGGCCCAGGAGGTCGTCCGGATCGAGCAGGAGGGGTCCTCGACCCGGCGTGGTGAGCGCTGGGTGGTGCCGCGGCGGCTGGAGGTCCGGTCGGCGTGGGGTGAGGTGACGCTCGACTTCACCGACGCGGTGATCACGCGGGACACGCTGCACATCGACCTGGACATGCGGGCCGGCGCCCTGAAGCTGCCGACCCGGCCTGGGATCGTGGTGGACGCCGGCGCGCTGGTGACGAACTACTCCCAGATCAAGGCGCGTGGGGCACCGGCCGACGCCCCGGTCCTGCTGCGCGTACGGATCACCGGCGAGATCGACTACGGGCAGGTCGTGGTGCGTCCGGGCCGGAGGGGCTTCGGCCGACGGAGACCGCCGGCCTGA
- a CDS encoding helix-turn-helix transcriptional regulator: MQSYTIGQAARLLGVSPDTARRWADAGRITTHRDETGRRLVNGLDLAAFSVELARSGTAEEGTPYTSARNAFPGIVTAIKLGDVAAQVEIQAGPHRLVSLLTREAVEELGLEVGMEATARVKSTNVHIDRA, from the coding sequence ATGCAGTCCTACACGATCGGCCAGGCAGCACGACTGCTCGGCGTGAGCCCGGACACCGCCCGGCGCTGGGCGGACGCGGGCCGCATCACCACCCACCGGGACGAGACCGGGCGGCGGCTTGTCAACGGACTGGACCTGGCCGCGTTCTCGGTCGAACTCGCCAGGTCCGGGACCGCCGAGGAGGGCACCCCGTACACCTCGGCCCGCAACGCCTTTCCCGGCATCGTCACCGCGATCAAACTGGGCGACGTCGCCGCCCAGGTGGAGATCCAGGCCGGCCCGCACCGCCTCGTCTCCCTGCTCACCCGCGAGGCCGTCGAGGAACTGGGCCTCGAGGTCGGCATGGAGGCGACGGCCCGCGTGAAGTCGACGAACGTCCACATCGACCGGGCCTGA
- the modA gene encoding molybdate ABC transporter substrate-binding protein, with translation MTRSAHRTRRILQVAGASAAALLTLSACSSSGTGTDAGSSSAQPSGTVTVFAAASLEESFKALGKTFEKEHPGTKVTFNFGGSDTLAASITSGAPADVFAAASTKTMAIVTGKDDSAGTPATFVRNQLEIATLPGNPDRISSLKDLTKPGLKVVLCDKTVPCGAAAEKALDAGGLKLTPVSYEQDVKSALTKVELKEADAAVVYKTDVRTAGDTVEGVDFPESAKAVNDYPIALLKNARNPGAAKAFVALVRSPEGQRVLSEAGFLKP, from the coding sequence ATGACCCGTTCCGCGCACCGGACACGCCGGATCCTCCAGGTCGCCGGTGCGTCCGCGGCCGCGCTGCTCACTCTGAGCGCCTGCTCCTCGTCCGGCACGGGCACGGACGCGGGCTCCTCCTCGGCACAACCCTCCGGGACCGTCACCGTCTTCGCCGCCGCCTCCCTCGAGGAGAGCTTCAAGGCCCTGGGCAAGACGTTCGAGAAGGAGCACCCGGGCACGAAGGTCACCTTCAACTTCGGCGGCAGTGACACCCTCGCCGCCAGCATCACCAGCGGTGCCCCGGCCGACGTCTTCGCCGCCGCCAGCACCAAGACCATGGCGATCGTGACGGGCAAGGACGACTCGGCGGGCACGCCGGCCACCTTCGTCCGCAACCAGCTGGAGATAGCCACGCTGCCGGGCAACCCCGACAGGATCTCCTCCCTGAAGGACCTCACCAAGCCCGGCCTGAAGGTAGTCCTGTGCGACAAGACCGTGCCGTGCGGTGCCGCCGCCGAGAAGGCGCTGGACGCCGGCGGCCTGAAGCTCACCCCCGTCTCGTATGAACAGGACGTCAAGAGCGCCCTGACGAAGGTCGAGCTGAAGGAGGCCGACGCCGCCGTCGTCTACAAGACCGACGTGCGCACGGCGGGTGACACGGTGGAGGGCGTGGACTTCCCCGAGTCGGCCAAGGCCGTCAACGACTATCCGATCGCCCTGCTCAAGAACGCCCGCAACCCCGGGGCGGCGAAGGCGTTCGTGGCACTGGTGCGGTCCCCCGAAGGGCAGCGGGTGCTGTCCGAGGCCGGGTTCCTCAAGCCGTGA
- a CDS encoding ABC transporter permease, giving the protein MESRPRRDRTRGRTRAVPIPLLVPALAGLAFLLLPLIALLVRAPWRSLPEQLTSAEVWEALRLSLLCATAATGLSLVVGVPLAWLLARTRFPGRGFVRALVTLPLVLPPVVGGVALLLAFGRNGVIGQWLDAWFGITLPFTTTGVVLAETFVAMPFLVISVEGTLRAADPRYEEAATTLGASRFTAFRRVTLPLIAPGIAAGAVLAWARALGEFGATITFAGNFPGRTQTMPLAVYLALQNDPAAAIALSLVLLAVSIAVLAALRDRWMTAS; this is encoded by the coding sequence CTGGAAAGCCGGCCCCGCCGCGATCGCACCCGTGGCCGGACCCGAGCGGTGCCGATTCCCCTGCTGGTGCCCGCCCTGGCCGGCCTGGCGTTCCTGCTCCTGCCCCTGATCGCCCTGCTCGTACGGGCGCCCTGGCGCAGCCTTCCCGAGCAGCTGACGAGCGCCGAGGTGTGGGAGGCACTCCGGCTGTCACTCCTGTGCGCCACGGCGGCGACGGGCCTGAGCCTGGTCGTCGGCGTGCCCCTGGCCTGGCTCCTGGCCCGCACACGGTTCCCCGGCCGGGGTTTCGTACGGGCCCTGGTGACGCTGCCGTTGGTGCTGCCGCCGGTGGTGGGCGGTGTGGCCCTGCTGCTCGCCTTCGGGCGCAACGGCGTCATCGGGCAATGGCTCGACGCCTGGTTCGGGATCACCCTGCCCTTCACCACGACGGGTGTCGTCCTCGCCGAGACGTTCGTGGCGATGCCGTTCCTCGTCATCAGCGTGGAGGGCACCCTGCGGGCCGCCGACCCGCGCTACGAGGAGGCGGCGACCACCCTGGGCGCCTCCCGCTTCACCGCGTTCCGCCGGGTCACCCTGCCGCTGATCGCGCCGGGCATCGCGGCCGGTGCCGTACTGGCCTGGGCCCGGGCCCTGGGCGAGTTCGGCGCGACGATCACCTTCGCGGGCAACTTCCCGGGCCGCACCCAGACCATGCCCCTGGCGGTCTACCTGGCCCTCCAGAACGACCCGGCGGCGGCGATCGCCCTCAGTCTGGTCTTGCTGGCGGTGTCCATCGCCGTACTGGCGGCCCTGCGTGACCGCTGGATGACGGCGTCGTGA
- a CDS encoding ABC transporter ATP-binding protein gives MTETTDLDGVPPGVRPEGLDAHLVVDRGSFRLDVTLTAAPGDVVALLGPNGAGKTTALRALSGLTPLTAGRLRLDGTRLDAMPPESRPVGVVFQDYLLFPHLTALDNVAFGPRCRGASKAEARAQAAEWLDRMGLADHAGAKPRRLSGGQAQRVALARALATRPRLLLLDEPLAALDARTRLEVRAQLRRHLAEFEAVAVLVTHDPLDAMVLADRLVVVEDGHVVQEGTPSHIARHPRTDYIARLVGLNLYRGRAEGHTVRLDAGPAITTTEELSGPAFVAFPPGAVTLYRERPTGSSARNLWRCEVVGLETHGDQIRADLAGELPLTADLTTVAAAELDLRPGAPVWATVKATQTHAYPA, from the coding sequence ATGACCGAGACGACCGACCTCGACGGAGTGCCCCCCGGCGTCCGCCCCGAAGGCCTCGACGCCCACCTCGTCGTCGACCGCGGCTCCTTCCGCCTGGACGTCACCCTCACCGCCGCCCCCGGGGACGTCGTCGCCCTCCTCGGCCCGAACGGCGCCGGCAAGACCACGGCCCTGCGCGCACTCTCAGGGCTCACCCCCCTCACCGCGGGTCGTCTACGGCTGGACGGCACGCGGCTGGACGCCATGCCGCCCGAGTCCCGCCCGGTCGGCGTCGTCTTCCAGGACTACCTGCTCTTCCCGCATCTGACCGCCCTGGACAACGTCGCCTTCGGCCCGCGCTGCCGGGGAGCGAGCAAGGCCGAGGCCCGTGCCCAGGCCGCCGAGTGGCTGGACCGTATGGGCCTGGCCGACCACGCCGGCGCCAAACCCCGCCGTCTGTCCGGCGGCCAGGCCCAGCGCGTGGCGCTGGCCCGGGCCCTGGCCACCCGGCCCCGACTGCTGCTCCTGGACGAACCTCTCGCCGCGCTCGACGCCCGGACCCGTCTGGAGGTGCGCGCCCAGCTCCGGCGCCACCTCGCCGAGTTCGAGGCCGTGGCCGTCCTCGTCACACACGACCCGCTGGACGCCATGGTGCTGGCCGACCGCCTGGTCGTCGTCGAGGACGGCCACGTCGTCCAGGAGGGCACGCCCTCCCACATCGCCCGCCACCCGCGCACGGACTACATCGCCCGGCTCGTCGGCCTCAACCTCTACCGGGGACGGGCCGAGGGCCACACCGTCCGGCTCGACGCAGGCCCGGCCATCACGACCACGGAAGAGCTCTCCGGCCCGGCCTTCGTGGCGTTCCCGCCCGGCGCCGTGACGCTGTACCGGGAACGTCCCACCGGCTCCAGCGCCCGCAACCTGTGGCGGTGTGAGGTCGTCGGACTGGAGACGCACGGCGACCAGATCCGCGCGGACCTCGCCGGCGAACTCCCCCTGACCGCCGACCTCACCACGGTCGCCGCGGCCGAACTCGACCTGCGTCCCGGCGCCCCGGTCTGGGCGACGGTCAAGGCGACGCAGACGCACGCATACCCGGCATAG
- a CDS encoding TOBE domain-containing protein yields MSLSIRNQLPGTVTTVTPGEAMATVRVRLSGGQALTAAITREAADDLGLTPGTAVRALVKSTEVSLATAPVEGLSIRNRLPGTVTDVATGDAMVSVRVTVEGGQLTAAITRDAADDLALSAGTPVVALIKSTEVSLAAE; encoded by the coding sequence ATGAGCCTGAGCATCCGCAACCAGCTTCCCGGCACCGTCACCACCGTCACGCCGGGCGAGGCCATGGCGACGGTCAGGGTTCGCCTCTCCGGCGGCCAGGCCCTCACCGCGGCGATCACCCGCGAGGCCGCGGACGATCTCGGCCTCACGCCGGGCACCGCCGTGCGTGCCCTGGTGAAGTCGACGGAGGTCTCGCTGGCCACCGCCCCCGTCGAGGGCCTGTCCATCCGCAACCGGCTTCCCGGCACGGTCACGGACGTCGCGACCGGCGACGCCATGGTGTCCGTCCGGGTCACCGTCGAGGGCGGCCAACTGACCGCCGCGATCACCAGGGACGCCGCGGACGACCTCGCCCTGTCGGCCGGAACCCCCGTCGTCGCCCTGATCAAGTCGACCGAGGTGTCCCTCGCCGCCGAATGA
- the gcvP gene encoding aminomethyl-transferring glycine dehydrogenase produces MTAHRIPLSELEEAVPFERRHIGPDHEARAKMLAQVGYGSLDELTAAAVPAVIKSTETLDLPSARSEAEVIAELRSLADRNQVLGSMIGLGYYGTFTPPVIMRNVMQNPAWYTAYTPYQPEISQGRLEALLNFQTMVADLTGLPTSGASLLDEGTAAAEAMALSRRLGKNKKGLFLVDADALPQTIAVIQTRAEPTGVEVVVADLGEGIPAEIAGREINGVLIQYPGASGAVRDIKPVIDRAHELGALVTVAADLLALTLLKSPGELGADIAVGTTQRFGVPMGFGGPHAGYMAVKEKMARSLPGRLVGVSVDADGNKAYRLALQTREQHIRREKATSNICTAQVLLAVMAGMYAVYHGPEGLKGIARRTHRYATVLAAGLANGGVEIVHGSYFDTLTVRVEGRAADVAAAARENGVNLRLVDADHLSIACDETTTRAQLRAVWAAFGVEGVIEALDAATEDGLSDALLRTDEYLTHPVFHQHRSETAMLRYLRRLADRDYALDRGMIPLGSCTMKLNATTEMEPVTWPEFGQLHPFAPAGQAGGYLTLIHELEDRLAEVTGYDKVSLQPNAGSQGELAGLLAVRGYHRASGDEQRTVCLIPSSAHGTNAASAVMAGMKVVVVKTAEDGEIDVEDLRAKIEQYRDELAVLMITYPSTHGVFEEHVSEICAQVHEAGGQVYVDGANLNALVGLAKPGHFGGDVSHLNLHKTFCIPHGGGGPGVGPVAVREHLAPYLPNHPLQPEAGPETGVGPISAAPWGSAGILPISWAYVRLMGGEGLKRATQVAVLSANYIAKRLEPHYPVLYTGPGGLVAHECIIDLRPLTKATGVSVDDVAKRLIDYGFHAPTMSFPVAGTLMIEPTESEDLAELDRFCEAMIAIRAEIEKVGSGEWPADDNPLRGAPHTAGTLAGEWEHAYSREEAVFPAGVSVADKYWPPVRRIDQAFGDRNLVCSCPPLDAYED; encoded by the coding sequence ATGACCGCCCATCGCATTCCGCTCTCCGAGCTCGAAGAGGCAGTTCCCTTCGAGCGGCGCCACATCGGCCCCGATCACGAAGCCCGCGCGAAGATGCTCGCGCAGGTCGGCTACGGCTCGCTGGACGAGCTCACGGCAGCCGCGGTCCCGGCCGTGATCAAGAGCACCGAGACGCTGGACCTGCCGAGCGCCCGCAGCGAGGCCGAGGTGATCGCCGAGCTGCGCTCCCTGGCCGACCGCAACCAGGTCCTCGGCTCCATGATCGGGCTCGGGTACTACGGCACGTTCACGCCGCCGGTCATCATGCGCAACGTGATGCAGAACCCGGCCTGGTACACGGCCTACACGCCGTACCAGCCAGAGATCTCGCAGGGACGGCTCGAGGCGCTGCTCAACTTCCAGACCATGGTCGCCGACCTCACCGGACTGCCGACCTCCGGTGCCTCCCTGCTCGACGAGGGCACCGCGGCCGCTGAGGCCATGGCGCTGTCGCGGCGCCTCGGCAAGAACAAGAAGGGTCTGTTCCTGGTCGACGCGGACGCGCTGCCGCAGACCATCGCCGTGATCCAGACCCGGGCCGAGCCGACCGGCGTCGAGGTCGTCGTCGCCGATCTCGGCGAGGGCATCCCCGCCGAGATCGCCGGGCGCGAGATCAACGGCGTGCTGATCCAGTACCCGGGCGCCTCCGGAGCCGTACGGGACATCAAGCCGGTTATCGACCGGGCGCACGAGCTCGGGGCCCTCGTCACCGTCGCCGCCGATCTGCTCGCGCTGACGCTGCTGAAGTCGCCCGGTGAACTCGGCGCGGACATCGCCGTCGGCACGACGCAGCGCTTCGGTGTGCCGATGGGCTTCGGCGGTCCCCACGCCGGCTACATGGCGGTCAAGGAGAAGATGGCGCGCAGCCTTCCCGGGCGGCTCGTCGGCGTGTCCGTGGACGCCGACGGGAACAAGGCCTACCGGCTGGCGCTCCAGACGCGTGAGCAGCACATCCGCCGCGAGAAGGCCACCAGCAACATCTGCACCGCCCAGGTGCTGCTCGCCGTCATGGCCGGCATGTACGCCGTGTACCACGGGCCGGAGGGCCTGAAGGGCATCGCCCGGCGTACCCACCGGTACGCCACGGTTCTCGCCGCCGGGCTCGCGAACGGCGGTGTCGAAATCGTGCACGGGTCGTACTTCGACACGCTGACCGTGCGCGTCGAGGGCCGGGCCGCCGACGTCGCGGCCGCCGCGCGGGAGAACGGCGTCAACCTCCGTCTCGTCGACGCCGACCACCTCTCGATCGCCTGCGACGAGACCACCACGCGGGCCCAGCTGCGTGCCGTGTGGGCCGCCTTCGGTGTCGAGGGTGTCATCGAGGCGCTGGACGCGGCCACGGAGGACGGGCTTTCGGACGCGCTGCTGCGGACCGACGAGTACCTGACGCACCCCGTCTTCCACCAGCACCGCTCCGAGACCGCCATGCTGCGCTACCTGCGCCGGCTGGCCGACCGTGACTACGCGCTCGACCGGGGCATGATCCCGCTGGGCTCCTGCACCATGAAGCTCAACGCGACCACGGAGATGGAGCCGGTCACCTGGCCCGAGTTCGGGCAGCTGCACCCCTTCGCGCCCGCCGGACAGGCCGGGGGCTACCTCACGCTCATCCACGAGCTGGAGGACCGTCTCGCCGAGGTCACCGGGTACGACAAGGTGTCCCTCCAGCCGAATGCCGGGTCGCAGGGTGAGCTGGCCGGTCTGCTCGCCGTACGCGGATACCACCGGGCCAGCGGGGACGAGCAGCGCACCGTGTGCCTGATCCCGTCGTCCGCGCACGGGACCAACGCCGCGAGCGCGGTGATGGCGGGCATGAAGGTCGTCGTCGTGAAGACCGCCGAGGACGGCGAGATCGACGTCGAGGACCTGCGGGCCAAGATCGAGCAGTACCGCGACGAGCTGGCGGTACTGATGATCACCTACCCGTCGACACACGGCGTGTTCGAGGAGCACGTCTCCGAGATCTGCGCCCAGGTGCACGAGGCGGGCGGGCAGGTCTACGTCGACGGGGCCAACCTCAACGCGCTCGTGGGGCTCGCCAAGCCGGGGCACTTCGGCGGTGACGTCTCGCACCTGAACCTGCACAAGACCTTCTGCATCCCGCACGGCGGCGGCGGTCCCGGCGTCGGTCCGGTGGCGGTGCGTGAGCACCTCGCGCCGTACCTGCCGAACCACCCGCTCCAGCCCGAGGCGGGCCCGGAGACGGGTGTCGGGCCCATCTCCGCGGCGCCGTGGGGTTCCGCCGGCATTCTGCCGATCTCCTGGGCGTACGTCCGGCTCATGGGCGGCGAGGGGCTGAAGCGGGCCACGCAGGTCGCGGTGCTCAGCGCCAACTACATCGCCAAGCGGCTGGAGCCGCACTACCCGGTGCTCTACACCGGCCCCGGCGGGCTCGTCGCGCACGAGTGCATCATCGACCTGCGGCCGCTGACCAAGGCGACCGGTGTGAGCGTCGACGACGTCGCCAAGCGGCTGATCGACTACGGCTTCCACGCGCCGACGATGTCGTTCCCGGTGGCCGGGACGCTGATGATCGAGCCGACCGAGTCGGAGGACCTGGCCGAGCTGGACCGGTTCTGTGAGGCGATGATCGCCATCCGCGCGGAGATCGAGAAGGTCGGCTCCGGCGAGTGGCCCGCGGACGACAACCCGCTGCGGGGCGCCCCGCACACCGCCGGGACGCTCGCCGGGGAGTGGGAGCACGCCTACAGCCGTGAGGAGGCCGTCTTCCCGGCCGGTGTCTCCGTCGCCGACAAGTACTGGCCGCCGGTGCGCCGCATCGACCAGGCCTTCGGCGACCGGAACCTGGTCTGCTCCTGCCCGCCGCTGGACGCGTACGAGGACTGA
- a CDS encoding PRC-barrel domain-containing protein, producing MRTDIDPRNLIGRKAFDRNGTRIGTIDEVYLDDATGEPEWAAIRTGLFSRDAFVPLEPSELIDGALHVPFDRALIKDAPDFGVGRHLSPEQELQLYHHYGLDVAAPPPLRDHDFGRLAGTDETA from the coding sequence GTGCGAACCGATATCGATCCGCGCAACCTGATCGGCCGCAAGGCGTTCGACCGCAACGGAACCAGGATCGGCACGATCGACGAGGTCTACCTCGACGACGCCACCGGCGAGCCGGAGTGGGCGGCCATACGGACCGGCCTGTTCAGCAGGGACGCTTTCGTCCCCCTCGAGCCCAGTGAACTGATCGACGGGGCTCTCCACGTGCCCTTCGACCGCGCCCTGATCAAAGACGCCCCCGACTTCGGCGTGGGCCGTCACCTCTCCCCGGAACAGGAACTCCAGCTCTACCACCACTACGGCCTCGATGTCGCCGCACCTCCCCCGCTCCGGGACCACGACTTCGGCAGACTGGCAGGCACGGACGAGACGGCCTGA
- a CDS encoding DNA polymerase IV: MRTAPTILHLDMDAFFASVEQASKPSLRGKAVVVGGLGPRGVVATASYEARVFGVHSAMPMGQARRLAPNAAYLVPRFGFYRAISERVMELLRALSPLVEPLSLDEAFVDLEAGGAAWDEQSARLVGARLRADIRAVTGLTGSVGLAASKMLAKIASEQAKPDGLVVIEPGTERAMLGPMSVRTLPGVGPATGDHLRRAGITTVEEIAEAGEDELVRLLGKAHGHGLYAMALARDDRPVVAERETKSVSVEDTYDVDIHDRVRVGLEVQRLADRCVRRLREAGLSGRTIVLKVRRYDFSTLTRSETLRGPTDDPGVVREAAARLLDSVDTTGGVRLLGVGVSGLADYTQEDLFAQAAGERAEAQGPVEEPAAAPVEDQPALAERRWPAGHDVRHAVFGHGWVQGSGLGRVTVRFETPGSEPGRVRTFRVDDPDLMSADPLPLVLSKAESRPEESHGPEGGPAAVGLRAAAP, translated from the coding sequence GTGAGAACCGCGCCCACGATCCTGCATCTCGACATGGATGCCTTCTTCGCCTCGGTGGAGCAGGCGTCCAAGCCGAGCCTGCGTGGAAAGGCCGTCGTCGTGGGCGGGCTGGGGCCGCGAGGCGTCGTGGCCACGGCGTCGTACGAGGCGAGGGTCTTCGGGGTGCATTCCGCGATGCCCATGGGACAGGCCCGGCGGCTCGCGCCCAACGCCGCGTATCTCGTCCCGCGCTTCGGGTTCTACCGGGCGATCAGCGAGCGGGTGATGGAGCTGCTGCGGGCGCTGTCGCCGCTGGTGGAGCCGCTGAGCCTGGACGAGGCGTTCGTGGACCTGGAGGCCGGGGGAGCGGCCTGGGACGAGCAGTCGGCGCGGCTCGTCGGGGCGCGGTTGCGCGCGGACATACGGGCCGTCACCGGACTCACGGGGTCGGTCGGGCTCGCCGCCTCCAAGATGCTCGCGAAGATCGCCTCGGAGCAGGCCAAGCCCGACGGGCTCGTGGTGATCGAGCCGGGGACGGAGCGGGCGATGCTCGGGCCGATGTCGGTGCGGACCCTGCCGGGGGTCGGGCCGGCGACGGGCGACCATCTGAGGCGGGCCGGGATCACCACGGTCGAGGAGATCGCCGAGGCGGGGGAGGACGAGTTGGTCCGGCTGCTGGGGAAGGCGCACGGGCACGGGCTCTACGCCATGGCGCTGGCGCGGGACGACCGGCCTGTCGTGGCGGAGCGGGAGACGAAGTCGGTGTCGGTCGAGGACACCTACGACGTCGACATCCACGACCGGGTGCGGGTCGGACTCGAGGTGCAGCGACTCGCCGACCGGTGTGTGCGGCGGCTGCGCGAGGCCGGGCTGTCCGGGAGGACCATCGTGCTGAAGGTGCGGAGGTACGACTTCTCGACGCTCACCCGGTCCGAGACGCTGCGCGGGCCGACGGACGACCCCGGGGTGGTCCGCGAGGCGGCGGCCAGGTTGCTGGACTCGGTCGACACGACGGGCGGTGTGCGGCTGCTCGGGGTGGGCGTCAGCGGACTCGCCGACTACACGCAGGAGGATCTCTTCGCGCAGGCGGCGGGGGAGCGCGCGGAGGCGCAGGGGCCCGTCGAGGAGCCTGCCGCGGCGCCGGTCGAGGATCAGCCGGCGCTCGCCGAGCGGCGGTGGCCCGCCGGGCACGACGTACGGCACGCCGTGTTCGGGCACGGGTGGGTGCAGGGCAGCGGTCTGGGGCGGGTCACCGTGCGGTTCGAGACGCCTGGCTCGGAGCCCGGGCGGGTGCGGACCTTCCGGGTCGACGATCCGGATCTGATGTCGGCGGATCCGTTGCCGCTGGTGTTATCGAAAGCGGAATCGAGACCGGAGGAGAGCCACGGGCCGGAGGGCGGGCCCGCAGCCGTGGGACTGCGGGCCGCTGCCCCTTAG